The Micromonospora sp. WMMD961 genome has a segment encoding these proteins:
- the prfB gene encoding peptide chain release factor 2, protein MTAADYAEQLKELDATLRNIEAVLNIDRLHEDKARLEQEASAPDLWDDQAKAQQVTSQLSYVNGEISKLGSLRSSLDDAQVLLELAEAESDPGVLTEVESEITGLTKAIQEMEVRTLLSGEYDSREALVAIRAGAGGVDAADFAEMLLRMYLRWAERHGYPTEVYETSYAEEAGLKSATFAVKVPYAFGTLSVESGTHRLVRISPFDNQGRRQTSFAGVEVLPVTEQTDHIDIPENEVRVDVYRSSGPGGQSVNTTDSAVRLTHIPTGIVVTCQNEKSQLQNKASALRVLQARLLERKRQEEQAKLEGLKENAAGSWGDQMRSYVLHPYQMVKDLRTEQETGNPSAVFDGELDGFIEAGIRWRKQRQLADDGA, encoded by the coding sequence GTGACCGCTGCCGATTACGCCGAACAGCTCAAGGAACTCGACGCGACCCTGCGAAACATCGAGGCCGTCCTCAACATCGACCGGCTCCACGAGGACAAGGCCCGCCTCGAGCAGGAGGCCTCCGCCCCCGATCTCTGGGACGACCAGGCCAAGGCTCAGCAGGTGACCTCGCAGCTGTCGTACGTCAACGGCGAGATCAGCAAGCTGGGCAGCCTCCGCTCCAGCCTCGACGACGCCCAGGTGCTGCTGGAGCTGGCCGAGGCCGAGTCCGATCCCGGTGTGCTGACCGAGGTCGAGTCGGAGATCACCGGGTTGACCAAGGCCATCCAGGAGATGGAGGTCCGCACCCTGCTCTCCGGCGAGTACGACTCCCGGGAGGCGCTGGTCGCCATCCGGGCCGGCGCCGGTGGCGTGGATGCTGCGGACTTCGCCGAGATGCTGCTGCGGATGTACCTGCGCTGGGCGGAGCGGCACGGCTACCCGACCGAGGTCTACGAGACCTCGTACGCCGAGGAGGCGGGTCTGAAGTCGGCCACCTTCGCGGTGAAGGTGCCGTACGCGTTCGGCACGCTCAGCGTCGAGTCGGGCACCCACCGCCTGGTCCGGATCAGCCCGTTCGACAACCAGGGCCGCCGTCAGACCAGTTTCGCGGGCGTCGAGGTCCTGCCGGTCACCGAGCAGACCGACCACATCGACATCCCGGAAAACGAGGTACGCGTCGACGTCTACCGCTCCTCCGGCCCGGGTGGGCAGAGCGTCAACACCACCGACTCGGCGGTCCGGCTGACCCACATCCCGACCGGCATCGTGGTGACCTGCCAGAACGAGAAGTCGCAGCTGCAGAACAAGGCGTCCGCGCTGCGGGTGCTGCAGGCCCGGCTGCTGGAGCGCAAGCGCCAGGAGGAGCAGGCCAAGCTTGAAGGGCTCAAGGAGAACGCCGCCGGCTCGTGGGGCGACCAGATGCGCTCCTACGTCCTGCACCCGTATCAGATGGTGAAGGATCTCCGAACCGAGCAGGAGACCGGCAATCCGAGCGCGGTCTTCGACGGCGAGTTGGACGGTTTCATCGAGGCGGGCATCCGGTGGCGCAAGCAGCGGCAACTCGCCGACGACGGTGCGTAA
- a CDS encoding helix-turn-helix domain-containing protein: MEPRFLLLSDVAAELNVSDSQVYHMVRSGELPAIKIGGRGQWRVERARLEEYIARKYHETAEWVQSNPLIDRDPE, from the coding sequence GTGGAGCCGAGGTTCCTGCTGCTCTCCGACGTCGCCGCCGAGCTGAACGTGTCGGACTCGCAGGTCTACCACATGGTGCGCAGCGGCGAACTGCCCGCAATCAAGATCGGTGGACGCGGCCAGTGGCGCGTCGAACGCGCGCGTCTGGAGGAGTACATCGCCCGCAAATACCACGAGACAGCAGAGTGGGTGCAGAGCAACCCCCTGATCGACCGCGACCCGGAGTAG
- the secA gene encoding preprotein translocase subunit SecA: MSILEKVLRAGEGRMVRRLKAIAAAVNSIEDDYVNLSDEELAGMTEQFRERLADGETLDDLLPEAFAVAREASARVLGQRPYDVQVMGGAALHFGNIAEMKTGEGKTLTSVMAVYLNALSGKGVHVITVNDYLAQRDAAWMGRVHEFLGLTVGVVLPNRPATEHRAAYECDITYGTNNEFGFDYLRDNMAWSKDELVQRGHNFAVVDEVDSILIDEARTPLIISGPAEHSARWYGEFAGVVARLQPGTDGEGDYEVDHSKRTIAVTERGVAKVEDRLGIDNLYESVNTPLVGYLNNAIKAKELYKRDKDYIVNDGEVLIVDEFTGRILHGRRYNEGMHQAIEAKEGVEIKQENQTLATITLQNYFRLYEKLSGMTGTAQTEAGEFNKVYKVGVVTIPTHRPMVREDRPDVIYKTEKAKFNAVIEDIAERHQLGQPVLVGTVSVENSEILSQLLRRRGIPHNVLNAKFHAREAEIVAQAGRKGAVTVATNMAGRGTDILLGGNAEFLAANELRQRGLDPLENEEEYAKAMEEVLPTWKQACDAEADEVAAAGGLYVLGTERHESRRIDNQLRGRAGRQGDPGESRFYLSLQDELMRRFRAGAVEAVMERFNIPEDVPIESKMVTRQIKSAQAQIEGQNAEIRKNVLKYDEVLNKQRQVVYAERLRVLNGEDLSDQVRNMIDDTVEAYVRGATSEGYGEDWDLEQLWSSLKQLYPVGVTIEELEEEAGGSRAGMDADFLVARLKEDANAAYDRREEQVGTEGVRQLERMVLLQVIDRKWREHLYEMDYLQEGINLRAYAQRDPVVEYQREGFDMFATMMEGIKEETVGFLYNVDVQVTEPEPEEGSEEVTLLDKPVEIRAKGLNQAPRRQGLQYSAPTIDGEASPGAVAVEQAEQQAPALGVGRPAPNAPAAPGQTAPSAPQRPASGLRGPALPTAGSRRPAPNQAEASNGPSRNAPCPCGSGRKYKRCHGAPNGGN, translated from the coding sequence GTGTCGATTCTGGAAAAGGTCCTTCGCGCAGGCGAGGGCCGCATGGTGCGCCGGCTGAAGGCCATCGCCGCCGCCGTCAACTCGATCGAGGACGACTACGTCAACCTCAGCGACGAGGAACTGGCCGGCATGACCGAACAGTTCCGGGAGAGGCTCGCCGACGGGGAGACCCTCGACGACCTCCTGCCGGAGGCGTTCGCGGTGGCCCGCGAGGCGTCCGCCCGGGTGCTGGGCCAGCGTCCGTACGACGTCCAGGTGATGGGCGGCGCGGCACTGCACTTCGGCAACATCGCCGAGATGAAGACCGGTGAGGGCAAGACGCTGACCTCGGTGATGGCCGTCTACCTCAACGCGCTGTCCGGCAAGGGCGTGCACGTGATCACGGTCAACGACTACCTCGCCCAGCGCGACGCCGCGTGGATGGGCCGGGTGCACGAGTTCCTCGGGCTGACCGTCGGTGTGGTGCTGCCCAACCGGCCGGCCACCGAGCACCGTGCCGCGTACGAGTGCGACATCACCTACGGCACCAACAACGAGTTCGGCTTCGACTACCTGCGCGACAACATGGCCTGGTCGAAGGACGAGCTGGTGCAGCGCGGGCACAACTTCGCGGTCGTCGACGAGGTCGACTCGATCCTGATCGACGAGGCCCGCACCCCGCTGATCATCTCCGGCCCGGCCGAGCACTCGGCCCGCTGGTACGGCGAGTTCGCCGGCGTGGTGGCCCGGCTCCAGCCCGGCACCGACGGTGAGGGTGACTACGAGGTCGACCACTCCAAGCGCACCATCGCGGTGACCGAGCGCGGTGTCGCCAAGGTCGAGGACCGGCTTGGCATCGACAACCTGTACGAGTCGGTCAACACGCCGCTGGTCGGCTACCTCAACAACGCGATCAAGGCCAAGGAGCTCTACAAGCGCGACAAGGACTACATCGTCAACGACGGTGAGGTCCTGATCGTCGACGAGTTCACCGGTCGCATCCTGCACGGCCGCCGCTACAACGAGGGCATGCACCAGGCGATCGAGGCCAAGGAGGGGGTGGAGATCAAGCAGGAGAACCAGACCCTGGCCACCATCACCCTCCAGAACTACTTCCGCCTCTACGAGAAGCTGTCCGGCATGACCGGTACGGCGCAGACCGAGGCCGGCGAGTTCAACAAGGTCTACAAGGTCGGCGTCGTGACCATCCCGACCCACCGCCCGATGGTCCGCGAGGACCGGCCGGACGTCATCTACAAGACGGAGAAGGCCAAGTTCAACGCCGTCATCGAGGACATCGCCGAGCGGCACCAGCTGGGTCAGCCGGTGCTGGTCGGCACCGTCTCGGTGGAAAACTCCGAGATCCTCTCCCAGTTGCTGCGCCGGCGCGGCATCCCGCACAACGTGCTGAACGCCAAGTTCCACGCCCGGGAGGCCGAGATCGTCGCCCAGGCCGGGCGTAAGGGCGCCGTTACCGTCGCCACCAACATGGCCGGCCGCGGCACCGACATCCTCCTCGGCGGCAACGCCGAGTTCCTCGCCGCGAACGAGCTGCGCCAGCGCGGCCTGGACCCGTTGGAAAACGAGGAAGAGTACGCCAAGGCGATGGAGGAGGTCCTTCCCACGTGGAAGCAGGCCTGTGACGCCGAAGCGGACGAGGTCGCCGCCGCCGGTGGCCTCTACGTGCTGGGCACCGAGCGGCACGAGTCCCGCCGGATCGACAACCAGCTACGCGGTCGTGCCGGTCGGCAGGGTGACCCGGGCGAGTCCCGCTTCTACCTGTCTCTGCAGGACGAGCTGATGCGACGCTTCCGGGCCGGTGCGGTCGAGGCGGTGATGGAGCGCTTCAACATCCCTGAGGACGTGCCCATCGAGTCGAAGATGGTCACCCGGCAGATCAAGAGCGCCCAGGCCCAGATCGAGGGTCAGAACGCCGAGATCCGAAAGAACGTCCTCAAGTACGACGAGGTGCTCAACAAGCAGCGCCAGGTCGTCTACGCCGAGCGTCTCCGGGTGCTCAACGGCGAAGACCTCTCCGACCAGGTTCGCAACATGATCGACGACACTGTCGAGGCGTACGTGCGGGGAGCCACCTCCGAGGGCTACGGCGAGGACTGGGATCTCGAGCAGCTCTGGTCCAGCCTGAAGCAGCTCTACCCGGTCGGTGTGACGATCGAGGAGTTGGAGGAGGAGGCCGGCGGCTCGCGTGCCGGCATGGACGCCGACTTCCTGGTCGCACGCCTCAAGGAGGACGCGAACGCCGCGTACGACCGGCGCGAGGAGCAGGTCGGCACCGAGGGCGTGCGTCAGCTGGAGCGGATGGTGCTGCTCCAGGTCATCGACCGGAAGTGGCGCGAGCACCTCTACGAGATGGACTACCTCCAGGAGGGCATCAACCTCCGGGCGTACGCCCAGCGCGACCCGGTGGTGGAATACCAGCGCGAGGGCTTCGACATGTTCGCCACCATGATGGAGGGCATCAAGGAGGAGACGGTCGGCTTCCTCTACAACGTCGACGTCCAGGTGACCGAACCGGAGCCGGAAGAGGGGTCCGAAGAGGTCACGCTGCTCGACAAGCCGGTGGAGATCCGAGCCAAGGGCCTCAACCAGGCACCGCGGCGGCAGGGCCTGCAATACTCCGCCCCCACCATCGACGGCGAAGCCAGCCCGGGCGCCGTCGCCGTGGAGCAGGCCGAGCAGCAGGCTCCGGCGCTCGGCGTGGGCCGACCGGCCCCGAATGCTCCGGCGGCGCCGGGGCAGACCGCACCGTCCGCTCCGCAGCGGCCCGCGTCCGGGCTGCGCGGTCCGGCGCTGCCGACGGCGGGCTCCCGTCGTCCGGCACCGAACCAGGCGGAGGCGAGCAACGGTCCGTCCCGCAACGCGCCGTGCCCGTGTGGCTCGGGTCGCAAGTACAAGCGCTGCCACGGTGCCCCCAACGGCGGTAACTGA
- a CDS encoding Rv3235 family protein, whose product MMSEARPSPSRPPVRMRPVPPVDPPYADEADDSYWPVPTHGQLALDLFASTRPDPVRPPERRAALRPVRTRSATHPAASLPPATAPESTRAAHRFVGTCLEVINGYRSPAQLRALLDPPRAGDLLAELARASTRTGAPRRRTTRPAVRLLRLRVCEPREAAVEAAAVLTGTAGQSWAMALRLEHRRGRWLCTALHVL is encoded by the coding sequence ATGATGAGCGAAGCGCGGCCCAGCCCTTCCCGACCTCCCGTGCGGATGCGCCCCGTCCCACCGGTCGACCCCCCGTACGCCGACGAGGCCGACGACTCGTACTGGCCGGTGCCTACTCACGGCCAGCTCGCCCTCGACCTGTTCGCCTCGACCCGACCGGACCCGGTGCGACCTCCCGAGCGCCGGGCGGCTCTCCGCCCAGTGCGCACACGGTCCGCCACTCACCCGGCCGCGTCGCTACCCCCGGCAACCGCCCCGGAATCCACCCGAGCCGCGCATCGATTCGTGGGCACCTGCCTGGAAGTGATCAACGGCTACCGTTCGCCGGCACAGTTGCGCGCACTGCTCGACCCACCACGAGCTGGTGACCTACTGGCCGAGCTGGCCCGCGCGTCCACCCGAACCGGCGCACCTCGCCGCCGCACGACCCGGCCAGCGGTCCGACTGCTCCGGCTGCGCGTCTGTGAGCCCCGGGAAGCCGCAGTGGAGGCGGCCGCCGTCCTCACCGGCACGGCCGGCCAGAGTTGGGCGATGGCGCTCCGTCTGGAACATCGTCGCGGTCGCTGGCTCTGCACCGCACTACACGTCCTCTGA
- the ftsX gene encoding permease-like cell division protein FtsX, with protein sequence MRVKYVLSEVLVGLWRNVTMSIAMIITMAVSLTMLGASGLMYRQVDDMKDLYFKNIQVAIFLNQEVSEQERTDLQSKLDGDPLVKEVIYVDKAQAYERFKTMYQDAPDLVNAVKPDQLPESFRITLNNPEQYKNIYDQYKETGGVDEIVDQSKLLDKIFNILTSIQNIALAAAIVMAIAALLLVANTIQVAAYSKRREVAVMKLVGASNWFIQAPFVLEAVVAGLIGSLLGLVALVAAKYLLFDGSLSALQGLLSPITWGDILFIFPLMAGVGGLVSAGTAWITLRFYLRV encoded by the coding sequence ATGCGCGTGAAATACGTCCTGTCCGAGGTACTGGTCGGACTGTGGCGCAACGTGACCATGTCCATCGCGATGATCATCACGATGGCGGTCTCGCTGACCATGCTCGGCGCCAGCGGTCTCATGTACCGCCAGGTCGACGACATGAAGGACCTCTACTTCAAGAACATCCAGGTCGCGATCTTCCTGAACCAGGAGGTGAGTGAGCAGGAGCGCACCGATCTGCAGAGCAAGCTCGACGGTGACCCCCTGGTGAAGGAGGTCATCTACGTCGACAAGGCCCAGGCGTACGAGCGCTTCAAGACGATGTACCAGGACGCTCCGGACCTGGTGAACGCGGTCAAGCCGGACCAGCTGCCGGAGTCCTTCCGGATCACGTTGAACAACCCGGAGCAGTACAAGAACATCTACGACCAGTACAAGGAAACCGGCGGCGTCGACGAGATCGTCGACCAGAGCAAACTGCTCGACAAGATCTTCAACATCCTCACCTCGATCCAGAACATCGCCCTGGCTGCCGCCATCGTGATGGCGATCGCCGCCCTGCTGCTGGTCGCGAACACCATTCAGGTGGCTGCGTACAGCAAGCGGCGTGAGGTCGCCGTCATGAAGCTGGTCGGCGCGTCCAACTGGTTCATCCAGGCGCCGTTCGTGCTCGAGGCGGTGGTGGCCGGTCTGATCGGCTCGCTGCTCGGTCTCGTGGCCCTGGTCGCGGCGAAGTATCTGCTCTTCGACGGCTCGTTGAGTGCGTTGCAGGGTCTGCTCTCGCCGATCACCTGGGGCGACATCCTGTTCATCTTCCCGCTGATGGCCGGTGTCGGCGGTCTGGTCAGCGCGGGCACCGCCTGGATCACCCTGCGCTTCTACCTGCGGGTCTAG
- the smpB gene encoding SsrA-binding protein SmpB, translating to MPREKGRKVVASNKKARHDYAILDTYEAGMALTGTEVKSLRAGRASLVDAFAQERDGELFLHAMHIPEYTQGTWTNHEPRRTRKLLLNRGEIDKLVGKTREGGLTIVPLQVYFSDGWAKVEIALAKGKKSYDKRQDLAKRDADREIARVSGRRGKGMDD from the coding sequence ATGCCACGGGAAAAGGGGCGCAAGGTGGTCGCCTCCAACAAGAAGGCACGCCACGACTACGCGATCCTCGACACCTACGAGGCGGGCATGGCGCTGACCGGCACCGAGGTCAAGTCACTGCGCGCCGGGCGCGCCTCGCTGGTCGACGCGTTCGCCCAGGAGCGCGACGGCGAGTTGTTCCTGCACGCCATGCACATCCCCGAATACACCCAGGGCACCTGGACCAACCACGAGCCCCGGCGGACCCGCAAGCTGCTGCTCAACCGGGGTGAGATCGACAAGCTCGTCGGCAAGACCCGCGAGGGCGGTCTGACGATCGTCCCGTTGCAGGTCTACTTCTCCGACGGCTGGGCCAAGGTGGAGATCGCCCTGGCCAAGGGCAAGAAGTCGTACGACAAGCGTCAGGACCTCGCCAAGCGGGACGCGGACCGGGAGATCGCCCGGGTGTCCGGTCGGCGCGGCAAGGGCATGGACGACTGA
- a CDS encoding PadR family transcriptional regulator, whose protein sequence is MADSGVNPTAAALLGLLHEGPMTGGQLMAAAERRLAPYWSMTRSQVYRELPVLAERGFVRLGKPGPRMSQPYALTASGKRTFSRWLAENPGRDTIRNPIALRMAFGNLHSASQLKGLYASANEYHTEALAQVREQVKNAKRDGETYDASALEFAVAYHRAALSWLKSAPVG, encoded by the coding sequence ATGGCGGATTCCGGAGTCAACCCTACGGCGGCGGCCCTGCTCGGCCTCCTCCATGAGGGCCCGATGACAGGCGGTCAGTTGATGGCCGCCGCTGAGCGCCGTCTGGCGCCGTACTGGTCGATGACCCGCAGCCAGGTCTACCGCGAGTTGCCGGTGCTGGCCGAACGGGGTTTCGTGCGTCTCGGTAAGCCGGGGCCGCGGATGAGCCAGCCGTACGCACTCACGGCCAGCGGGAAACGGACGTTCTCCCGCTGGCTCGCGGAGAACCCGGGGCGGGACACGATCCGCAACCCGATCGCGCTGCGGATGGCATTCGGCAACCTGCATTCCGCGAGCCAGTTGAAGGGCCTGTACGCCTCGGCCAACGAGTACCACACCGAGGCACTCGCCCAGGTTCGGGAACAGGTCAAGAACGCCAAACGGGACGGGGAGACGTACGACGCCAGCGCGCTGGAGTTCGCCGTCGCCTACCACCGGGCCGCCCTGTCGTGGTTGAAGTCCGCCCCCGTCGGGTGA
- the ftsE gene encoding cell division ATP-binding protein FtsE: MIQLEQVTKTYPKASRPSLDNVSVSIEKGEFVFFIGPSGSGKSTIIKMLLHEVAPNKGRVVVNGKDVTSMRSWKRPHFRRSIGCVFQDFRLLPNRTAYENVAFALEVIGKTKAVARRVVPEVLELVGLGGKEHRYPHELSGGEQQRVAVARAFVNRPLILLADEPTGNLDPDTSIEIMRLLDRINRTGTTVVMVTHDSNIVNQMRRRVVEIESGRIVRDQARGVYG; this comes from the coding sequence GTGATTCAGCTTGAGCAAGTGACGAAGACGTACCCGAAGGCGTCCCGGCCTTCGCTCGACAACGTGTCCGTCTCGATCGAGAAGGGCGAGTTCGTCTTCTTCATCGGTCCATCCGGCTCCGGCAAGTCCACGATCATCAAGATGCTGCTGCACGAGGTGGCTCCCAACAAGGGACGCGTCGTCGTCAACGGCAAGGACGTCACGTCGATGCGGTCCTGGAAGCGACCCCACTTCCGGCGCTCGATCGGCTGTGTCTTCCAGGACTTCCGGCTGCTGCCGAACCGCACCGCCTACGAGAACGTGGCGTTCGCCCTTGAGGTGATCGGTAAGACCAAGGCGGTTGCCCGCCGGGTCGTGCCGGAGGTGTTGGAGCTGGTCGGGCTCGGTGGCAAGGAGCACCGTTATCCGCACGAGCTCTCCGGTGGTGAGCAGCAGCGGGTCGCGGTCGCCCGGGCGTTCGTGAACCGTCCGCTGATCCTGCTGGCGGACGAGCCCACCGGAAACCTGGACCCGGACACCTCGATCGAGATCATGCGCCTGCTGGACCGGATCAACCGCACCGGCACGACCGTCGTGATGGTCACCCACGACTCCAACATCGTGAACCAGATGCGCCGCCGCGTTGTCGAGATCGAGAGCGGTCGCATCGTGCGTGACCAGGCCCGCGGCGTCTACGGGTGA
- the pruA gene encoding L-glutamate gamma-semialdehyde dehydrogenase, which produces MDAVFSVPEPRNEPVRNYEPGSPDRDRLQRRLTELAAERIDLPMTIGGEQRMAAGDPIDVVQPHKHAHVLGVTGHASHDDARAAIKAAKDAAPMWRALPFEERAAIFLRAAEMLAGPWRDTLNAATMLGQSKTAIQAEIDSACEFIDFLRFNVHFARRLLEEQPASSPGVWNRFDHRPLEGFVYAVTPFNFTAIAGNLPSAPALLGNTVIWKPGPTQQFAAHFTMRLFEAAGLPPGVINMVTGRGEEVSDVVLADPDLAGIHFTGSTKVFQQLWRTVGDNIARYRGYPRLVGETGGKDFVVAHTSADVDALHTALIRGAYEYQGQKCSAASRAYVPRSIWEGGLRDRLAATTDSLTYGDVADFGNFGGAVIDDKAFARHTAALELIAGDDSCRVLAGGTADDSVGYFVRPTLFECSDAAHETFTTEYFGPILGVHVFDDARFDDVVAQAESIAPYALTGSVFATDRRVVDAVAERMRYAAGNFYINDKPTGAVVGQQPFGGARASGTNDKAGSWLNLVRWLSPRTIKETFVPPTDHTYPHMG; this is translated from the coding sequence ATGGATGCCGTGTTCTCCGTTCCCGAGCCGCGCAACGAGCCGGTTCGCAACTACGAGCCGGGCAGCCCCGACCGGGACCGGCTCCAGCGGCGGCTGACCGAGCTCGCCGCCGAGCGCATCGACCTGCCGATGACCATCGGTGGTGAGCAGCGGATGGCTGCCGGTGACCCGATCGACGTGGTGCAGCCGCACAAGCACGCGCACGTGCTCGGCGTGACGGGTCACGCCAGCCACGACGACGCCCGCGCCGCGATCAAGGCGGCCAAGGACGCCGCCCCGATGTGGCGGGCGCTGCCCTTCGAGGAGCGCGCCGCGATCTTCCTGCGCGCCGCCGAGATGCTCGCCGGCCCCTGGCGCGACACCCTCAACGCGGCCACCATGCTCGGCCAGTCGAAGACCGCGATCCAGGCGGAGATCGACTCGGCGTGCGAGTTCATCGACTTCCTCCGGTTCAACGTGCACTTCGCCCGCCGCCTGCTCGAGGAGCAGCCGGCGTCCTCGCCGGGTGTCTGGAACCGTTTCGACCACCGCCCGTTGGAGGGCTTCGTCTACGCGGTCACCCCGTTCAACTTCACCGCCATCGCCGGTAACCTGCCGTCCGCGCCCGCGCTGCTGGGCAACACGGTGATCTGGAAGCCGGGGCCGACCCAGCAGTTCGCCGCGCACTTCACGATGCGGCTGTTCGAGGCTGCCGGCCTGCCGCCCGGCGTGATCAACATGGTTACCGGCCGGGGTGAGGAGGTCTCCGACGTCGTGCTCGCCGACCCGGATCTGGCCGGCATCCACTTCACCGGTTCCACCAAGGTCTTCCAGCAGTTGTGGCGGACCGTCGGCGACAACATCGCCCGTTACCGGGGCTACCCGCGCCTGGTGGGCGAGACCGGCGGCAAGGACTTCGTGGTCGCGCACACCAGCGCCGACGTGGACGCCCTGCACACCGCGCTGATCCGCGGCGCGTACGAGTACCAGGGCCAGAAGTGCTCGGCGGCCTCACGGGCGTACGTGCCACGTTCGATCTGGGAGGGTGGGCTGCGTGACCGGCTGGCCGCCACCACCGACTCGTTGACCTACGGCGACGTGGCCGACTTCGGCAACTTCGGTGGCGCGGTGATCGACGACAAGGCGTTCGCCCGGCACACCGCGGCGCTGGAGTTGATCGCCGGTGACGACTCCTGCCGGGTGCTGGCCGGTGGCACCGCCGACGACTCGGTCGGCTACTTCGTCCGGCCGACCCTGTTCGAGTGCTCCGACGCCGCCCACGAGACCTTCACCACCGAGTACTTCGGGCCGATCCTGGGCGTGCACGTGTTCGACGACGCCCGCTTCGACGACGTGGTCGCGCAGGCCGAGTCGATCGCCCCGTACGCGCTGACCGGCTCGGTGTTCGCCACCGACCGCCGGGTGGTCGACGCGGTCGCCGAGCGCATGCGGTACGCGGCCGGCAACTTCTACATCAACGACAAGCCGACCGGCGCGGTGGTCGGGCAGCAGCCCTTCGGCGGCGCCCGGGCCAGTGGCACCAACGACAAGGCGGGCTCCTGGCTGAACCTGGTCCGTTGGTTGTCGCCGCGGACGATCAAGGAGACCTTCGTGCCGCCGACCGACCACACGTACCCCCACATGGGCTGA